One window from the genome of Colius striatus isolate bColStr4 unplaced genomic scaffold, bColStr4.1.hap1 scaffold_34, whole genome shotgun sequence encodes:
- the LOC133629206 gene encoding DNA-(apurinic or apyrimidinic site) endonuclease-like, whose protein sequence is MTPRETLGCVLTAEFPALCIVCVYVPNSGRGLGRLSFRQAWDERFCSFMSQLDRSKPVAICGDLNVAHQPLDLRNPSGNKRSPGFTREERELLGAGFLDSFRVFNPSLPNAFTFWTYLSGARARNVGWRLDYCLWSQRGRKDLCDSRIEQRAQGSDHCPVGIYLALEGAG, encoded by the exons ATGACTCCCCGAGAAACTCTCG GGTGCGTGCTGACAGCCGagttccctgccctgtgcaTCGTCTGCGTCTACGTGCCCAACTCCGGGCGAGGCCTGGGCCGCCTGAGCTTCCGGCAGGCCTGGGACGAGCGCTTCTGCTCCTTCATGTCCCAGCTGGACCGGTCCAAACCGGTCGCCATCTGCGGCGACCTCAACGTCGCCCACCAGCCCTTGGACCTGAGGAACCCGTCGGGGAACAAGAGGAGCCCCGGGTTCACGCGGgaggagagggagctgctgggggcggGCTTCCTCGACAGCTTCCGGGTGTTTAACCCCTCGCTGCCCAACGCCTTCACCTTCTGGACCTACCTGagcggggccagggccaggaacgtgggctggaggctggattactgcctgtggtcccagaggggcaggaaggatctGTGCGACAGCAGGATCGAGCAGCGGGCCCAGGGCAGCGACCACTGTCCCGTGGGGATCTACCTGGCGCTGGagggggcaggctga
- the LOC133629207 gene encoding protein NDRG2-like, with protein sequence MGHGGVKGGPGVTGGHRRSQSCPVLLVVGQNSPDEDAVVECIVKLDLTQTSFLKMADGGGQPQLTQPAKLTEAFKYFVQGMGYMAASTMTRLSRSRTASVASSGSAEGERGRSRTLSRGSVGGGPGSP encoded by the exons ATGGGTCATGGAGGGGTCAAGGGGGGTCCTGGGGTCACCGGGGGTCACAGGAGGAGTCAGAG CTGCCCCGTGCTTTTGGTGGTTGGTCAGAACTCCCCCGACGAGGACGCCGTG gTGGAGTGTATTGTCAAGCTTGACCTGACCCAAACTTCCTTCCTCAAG ATGGCAGACGGGGGCGGCCAACCCCAACTCACCCAG ccAGCCAAGCTGACCGAGGCCTTCAAGTACTTTGTGCAGGGGATGGGCTACA TGGCCGCGTCCACCATGACTCGCTTGTCCCGGTCCCGAACCGCTTCGGTCGCCAGTTCCGGCTCGGCCGAAGGCGAACGGGGCCGGAGCCGAACCCTGTCCCGCGGCAGCGTCGGGGGAGGACCCGGGAGCCCTTGA